In Chrysiogenia bacterium, the following proteins share a genomic window:
- a CDS encoding phosphotransferase, translated as MSEAIGTELTEIREGHEFDKAALESYLKANVEGFSGPLEIRQFEGGQSNPTFFLKGGDVEYVMRKKPPGKLLPSAHAVDREYRVLKALQGSEVPVPKVYCLCEDESVIGQAFYVMEFRKGRIFRDSKMPEVKDPKEREAIWYSMGDTMAALHKVDYDAVGLEGYGKVGHYMERQLSRWTKQYEASKTDEVEPMNLLLDWLPKNIPANDETAIAHGDFRLENMIVHPTEPRVIAVLDWELSTLGHPLADLAYNCMLYHLPAMPGAGASNGFLGTNLKELGIPSEEDYLARYCEKTGRDCLPEFDFFVAFSMFRLAAIVQGVYKRGLDGNASSQKALSYGPVVKFLSDAAVQQVKHRM; from the coding sequence ATGAGTGAAGCAATCGGGACCGAGCTGACGGAGATTCGCGAGGGCCATGAGTTCGACAAGGCCGCGCTGGAGTCCTACCTCAAGGCCAACGTCGAGGGCTTTTCCGGGCCGCTGGAAATCCGCCAGTTCGAGGGCGGGCAGTCCAATCCGACCTTCTTTCTGAAGGGTGGCGACGTGGAATACGTCATGCGCAAGAAACCCCCGGGCAAGCTCCTGCCTTCGGCCCATGCGGTCGACCGCGAGTACCGCGTGCTCAAGGCCCTTCAGGGCAGCGAGGTCCCGGTCCCGAAGGTCTACTGCCTGTGCGAGGACGAGTCGGTCATCGGCCAGGCCTTCTACGTCATGGAGTTCCGCAAGGGCCGCATCTTCCGCGACTCGAAGATGCCCGAGGTGAAAGACCCCAAAGAGCGCGAGGCCATCTGGTACAGCATGGGCGATACCATGGCCGCGCTGCACAAGGTGGACTACGACGCCGTGGGGCTCGAGGGCTACGGCAAGGTCGGCCACTACATGGAACGCCAGCTCAGCCGGTGGACCAAGCAGTACGAGGCGAGCAAGACCGACGAGGTCGAACCCATGAACCTGCTGCTCGACTGGCTTCCCAAAAACATTCCCGCAAATGACGAGACGGCCATCGCCCACGGCGACTTCCGTCTGGAGAACATGATCGTCCACCCCACCGAGCCCCGCGTGATCGCCGTGCTCGACTGGGAGCTCTCGACCCTCGGCCACCCGCTCGCCGACCTGGCCTACAACTGCATGCTCTATCACCTTCCCGCCATGCCCGGCGCCGGCGCCTCCAACGGATTCCTTGGAACGAACCTCAAGGAGCTCGGCATTCCGAGCGAAGAGGACTACCTGGCGCGCTACTGCGAGAAGACCGGGCGCGACTGCCTTCCCGAGTTCGATTTCTTCGTCGCCTTCTCGATGTTCCGCCTGGCGGCCATCGTGCAGGGCGTCTACAAGCGCGGCCTCGACGGCAACGCCAGTTCCCAGAAGGCGCTCAGCTACGGCCCCGTCGTGAAGTTCCTCTCCGACGCCGCCGTGCAGCAGGTGAAGCACCGCATGTAG